A region from the Canis lupus dingo isolate Sandy chromosome 9, ASM325472v2, whole genome shotgun sequence genome encodes:
- the TSPOAP1 gene encoding peripheral-type benzodiazepine receptor-associated protein 1 isoform X1, which yields MEQLTPLPRLGDPRAMEPWALPAWQSWTPGQGRGPGGATPSFADTQAALQVGEPRPEESSEPEGAQSLATMGGVEPEGAKTGLPNLRHQAASSRPSCPRLEDEEVEALPKGQLNMGFGDRPNLELLRALGELQQRCDILKEENQMLRKSSFPETEEKVRRLKRKNAELAVIAKRLEERARKLQETNLKVVSAPVPRPGASLELCRKALAHQRARDLSETASALLAKDKEIAALQRECRELQARLTLVGKEGPQWLHVRDFDRLLRESQREVLRLQRQIALRNQQEPPPPPRPPGPAAPARAGAPAPGAPGEATPQEDVENPPAGLGEPEKQQRVQQLESELSKKRKKCESLEQEARKKQRRCEELELQLREAQNENARLVEENSRLSGRATEKQQVEWENAELRGQLLGVTQERDSALRKSQGLQSKLESLEQVLKHMREVAQRRQQLEVEHEQARLSLQEKQEEVRRLQQAQAEAKREHEGAVQLLESTLDSMQVRVRELEEQCRSQTERFSLLAQELQAFRLHPGPLDLLTSALGYSTLGDHPPPPCCCSTPQPCRGSGPKDLDVPPGSPGRCTPKSSEPTHATVTGVPRRTAKKAESLSNSSRSESIHNSPKSCPTPEVDTASEVEELEVDSVSLLPAAPEGARGGARIQVFLARYSYNPFEGPNENPEAELPLTAGEYIYIYGNMDEDGFFEGELMDGRRGLVPSNFVERVSDDDLLTSLPPELADLSHSSGPELSLLSGGGGGSSSGGQSSGGRSQPRPEDEAEGAELSLSPQPEGLGGPPAVPHPRGLVVLRQLAHSVVLAWEPPPERVELCGYHICVNGELRQALGPGVPPKAVLENLDLRAGPLRVSVQALTSQGSSDPLRCCLVLGTRAGVVPSQLRVHRLTATSAEITWVPGNSNLAHAVYLNGEECPPARPSTYWATFCHLRPGTLYQARVEAQLPPRESWEPGWERPEQRAATLQFTTLPAGPPDAPLDVQIEPGPSPGILIISWLPVTIDAAGTSNGVRVTGYAIYADGQKIMEVASPTAGSVLVELSQLQQLQACSEVAVRTMSPHGESADSIPAPVPPALVAASLPATVPCASPRPGSEARPPLAPASPGPGDPTSPLQRPDPRGAREPLGGPPPGEMSRGSHEEPLAPCSQKEAGAAMLGASEDGKASEPAMGERAPDPAVSPLAKEETLPAPSSAQGALAQRVPCAEACRGGDPGSGLRPRAEREDTSELGGRLMNSLVDHGRNSDLSDIQEEEEEEEEEELGSRTCSFQKQVVGHSTRENGAKPQPQPDPFCETDSDEEILEQILELPLQQFCGKKLFSIPEEEEEEDEEDEEEDEEDEERPGAGCSSQDPGPPAPAVPGLGCDSGQPRGPGPCPLSPEPCRAGDRLEDVPGLAGGSGRRRGSGSPEKPPNRRRSPDPREHCSRLLSNGGPQASGRPGPTRERGSPPMGEGTKGLPEAGGRGRPPPSRKCSRGRAPESNLASCLSPKCLEISIEYDSEDEPEAGSGGIGITSSCYLGDGEAWGTAPIGRSRGPLKAHSGPNPSPRLSTWEKGEPERRGRSATGRAKEPPSRATETGEPRGQDGSGRRGPPRRGAQASRASTTDLAPLRSPPEEALLYQDLPVRVFVALFDYDPVSMSPNPDAGEEELPFREGQILKVFGDKDADGFYRGEGEGRMGYIPCNMVVEVAVDSPKERQQLLQRGYLPPDVLIEGSGNGPFVYSTARTAGPPPKPRRSKKAEVESPAQPCSGHTQHTSSASLKSPRTMVAAFDYNPRESSPNMDVEAELPFRAGDVITVFGDMDDDGFYYGELNGRRGLVPSNFLEGPGPEAGGQDREPGTPQAESQDWASVTQGPPVPQGRPRAPGLGRFPVIQLGGSQGTRDKVWGLLSKGKQLLRKLGSGKKE from the exons ATGGAGCAACTGACACCCCTCCCACGGCTGGGGGACCCCAGAGCCATGGAGCCATGGGCCCTGCCTGCTTGGCAGAGCTGGACTccaggccaggggaggggacCTGGAGGCGCGACCCCAAGCTTTGCTGATACTCAGGCAGCTCTGCAGGTTGGAGAGCCGAGGCCCGAAGAGAGCTCCGAGCCAGAGGGAGCCCAGAGCCTCGCGACTATGGGGGGCGTTGAGCCCGAAGGAGCCAAAACTGGGCTGCCCAACCTGAGGCATCAAGCAGCGAGCTCCAGACCCAGCTGCCCGAGGCTAGAGGATGAGGAGGTGGAGGCTCTCCCTAAG GGCCAGCTGAACATGGGCTTTGGGGACAGGCCCAATCTGGAGCTGCTGAGGGCCCTGGGGGAGCTGCAGCAGCGCTGTGACATCCTTAAGGAGGAAAATCAGATGCTG AGGAAGAGCAGCTTCCCTGAGACAGAGGAGAAGGTGCGGAGGCTGAAGCGGAAGAATGCCGAGTTGGCGGTCATTGCCAAACGCCTGGAGGAGAGGGCCCGCAAGCTGCAGGAGACTAACCTGAAGGTG GTGAGTGCCCCTGTGCCCCGTCCTGGGGCCAGCCTGGAGTTGTGCCGGAAGGCCCTGGCCCATCAGCGAGCCCGGGACCTCAGTGAGACAGCCAGCGCCCTGCTGGCTAAGGACAAGGAGATCGCTGCCTTGCAGCGGGAGTGCAGGGAGCTGCAGGCCAGGCTCACGCTGGTTGGCAAG GAGGGCCCCCAGTGGCTCCACGTGCGGGACTTCGACCGGCTGCTACGCGAGTCCCAGCGGGAGGTGCTGCGGCTGCAGAGGCAGATCGCCCTGCGCAACCAGCAggagccgcccccgccgccccggcccccgggccccgccgccccggcccgaGCAGGGGcgcccgcccccggggccccgggagaG GCCACACCCCAGGAGGATGTGGAAAACCCACCTGCTGGCCTAGGGGAGCCAGAGAAACAGCAGAGGGTGCAGCAGCTG GAGTCGGAGCTCAGCAAGAAGCGAAAGAAATGCGAGAGCCTGGAACAGGAAGCCCGGAAAAAGCAGAGGCGATGTGAGGAGCTG GAACTGCAGCTGAGAGAAGCCCAGAATGAGAATGCCCGCCTCGTGGAGGAGAACTCTCGGCTCAGTGGGAGGGCCACAGAAAAGCAGCAG GTGGAGTGGGAGAATGCAGAGCTGAGGGGCCAGCTCCTGGGGGTGACACAGGAGAGGGACTCGGCCCTTCGCAAGAGCCAGGGCCTGCAGAGCAAGCTGGAGAGCCTGGAGCAGGTGCTGAAG CATATGCGGGAGGTGGCCCAGCGGAGGCAGCAGCTGGAGGTGGAGCATGAGCAGGCTCGGCTCAGcctgcaggagaagcaggaggaggtcCGGAGGCTGCAGCAG GCCCAAGCAGAAGCCAAGAGGGAACATGAAGGGGCTGTGCAGCTGCTGGAG TCGACTCTGGATTCCATGCAG GTCCGGGTTCGAGAGCTGGAGGAACAATGCCGCAGCCAAACAGAGCGCTTCAGCCTCCTGGCACAGGAGCTCCAGGCCTTCCGCCTGCACCCTGGCCCCTTGGATCTACTCACCTCTGCTCTGGGCTACAGTACCCTTGgagaccaccccccacccccctgctgcTGCTCCACTCCCCAGCCCTGCCGGGGGTCTGGCCCCAAAG ATCTCGACGTCCCTCCGGGCTCCCCAGGGCGCTGCACTCCAAAGTCTTCTGAGCCTACCCACGCCACTGTTACTGGAGTCCCTCGAAGGACAGCCAAGAAAGCAGAGTCCCTCTCCAACTCCTCTCGCTCTGAATCCATCCACAACAGCCCCAAGTCATGCCCCACGCCGGAG GTGGACACGGCCAGTGAGGTGGAGGAGCTGGAGGTGGACAGTGTCTCCCTGCTCCCAGCAGCACCAGAGGGCGCCCGGGGAGGAGCCAGGATCCAGGTCTTCTTAGCGCGCTATAG CTACAACCCGTTTGAGGGCCCCAATGAGAATCCAGAGGCAGAGCTTCCTCTTACTGCGGGCGAGTACATCTACATCTATGGCAACATGGATGAGGATGGGTTTTTTGAAG GGGAGCTCATGGATGGCCGAAGGGGCCTGGTCCCTTCCAACTTTGTAGAGCGTGTGTCCGACGATGACCTCCTTACCTCCCTCCCTCCGGAGCTGGCCGATCTGTCCCACAGCTCGGGCCCTGAACTCAGTCTCCTGAGCGGAGGTGGGGGTGGCAGCAGTAGCGGAGGCCAGAGCAGCGGGGGCCGCAGCCAGCCCAGACCTGAGGACGAGGCCGAGGGGGCCGAGCTCAGTCTGAGCCCCCAGCCTGAGGGCCTGGGCGGGCCCCCTGCCGTGCCTCACCCCCGTGGTCTGGTGGTCCTCAGGCAGCTGGCCCACAGTGTGGTCCTGGCCTGGGAGCCGCCTCCCGAGCGTGTGGAACTATGTGGCTACCATATCTGCGTGAATGGGGAGCTGCGTcaggccctggggccaggggTGCCCCCCAAGGCTGTGCTTGAGAACCTGGACCTGCGGGCCGGGCCCCTCCGTGTTTCTGTGCAGGCCCTGACCAGCCAGGGCAGCTCCGACCCTCTGCGCTGTTGCTTGGTGCTGGGTACCCGAGCCGGGGTGGTACCTAGCCAGCTGCGGGTCCATCGACTGACGGCCACATCTGCCGAGATCACCTGGGTGCCCGGCAATAGCAACTTGGCCCATGCCGTCTACCTCAATGGGGAAGAGTGCCCCCCTGCCCGCCCCAGCACCTACTGGGCCACCTTCTGCCACCTGCGGCCTGGGACTCTCTATCAGGCCCGAGTAGAGGCTCAGCTCCCACCTCGAGAGTCCTGGGAACCAGGCTGGGAGAGGCCAGAGCAGCGGGCTGCCACTCTGCAGTTCACCACACTCCCGGCAG GCCCGCCTGATGCCCCCCTGGATGTGCAGATTGAGCCGGGACCCTCCCCTGGAATCCTGATCATCAGCTGGCTACCAGTAACAATCGACGCTGCTGGCACCTCCAACGGCGTCCGGGTCACAGGCTATGCCATCTATGCTGATGGGCAGAAG ATCATGGAGGTGGCCTCGCCCACGGCAGGCAGCGTGCTGGTGGAGTTGTCCCAGCTACAGCAGCTGCAGGCGTGCAGCGAGGTGGCTGTGCGCACCATGTCGCCCCACGGCGAGTCAGCCGACTCCATTCCGGCGCCTGTCCCCCCGGCCCTGGTGGCAGCCAGCCTGCCAGCCACCGTCCCCTGCGCCTCACCGCGACCAGGCTCCGAGGCCAGGCCACCCCTCGCTCCAGcttccccagggcctggagacCCCACTTCTCCCCTCCAGCGCCCTGACCCCCGGGGAGCTCGAGAGCCCCTTGGGGGTCCACCTCCCGGAGAGATGTCGAGAGGATCCCATGAGGAACCCCTGGCACCTTGCTCTCAG AAGGAGGCTGGGGCAGCTATGCTGGGTGCCTCAGAGGATGGGAAGGCCAGCGAGCCAGCCATGGGCGAGAGAGCTCCTGACCCTGCAGTTTCGCCCCTGGCCAAGGAGGAGACTCTCCCAGCACCCTCCTCTGCCCAGGGAGCACTGGCCCAGCGGGTGCCCTGTGCTGAGGCCTGCCGTGGAGGAGACCCAGGGTCTGGGCTGAGGCCCAGGGCTGAG AGGGAGGACACATCAGAACTTGGGGGCCGTCTGATGAACTCCCTTGTGGACCATGGCCGCAACTCTGATCTCTCAGACATtcaagaagaagaggaggaggaggaggaagaggagctgggTTCCAGGACTTGTTCTTTCCAGAAGCAGGTTGTTGGCCACAGCACCAGGGAGAACGGGGCCAAG ccccagccccagcccgacCCCTTCTGTGAGACTGACAGTGACGAGGAGATCTTGGAGCAGATCCTGGAGCTGCCCCTCCAGCAGTTTTGCGGCAAGAAGCTTTTTAGCATCCccgaggaggaggaagaggaggacgagGAAgacgaggaggaggacgaggaggatgAGGAGAGGCCAGGAGCAGGCTGTTCTTCCCAAGACCCTGGCCCACCTGCACCGGCAGTGCCAGGGCTCGGCTGTGACAGTGGTCAGCCTCGAGGACCTGGCCCGTGTCCCTTGTCTCCAGAGCCCTGCAGGGCTGGGGACCGCCTGGAGGATGTGCCTGGACTTGCTGGTGGAAGTGGCCGGAGGAGAGGAAGTGGCTCCCCTGAGAAGCCCCCAAACCGCCGGCGGTCCCCAGACCCCCGTGAACACTGCAGCCGACTTCTCAGCAACGGCGGGCCTCAGGCCTCTGGACGACCGGGCCCCACACGGGAGAGGGGTAGCCCCCCCATGGGCGAGGGGACCAAGGGCTTGCCAGAGGCTGGTGGGAGAGGGCGGCCGCCCCCTTCCCGGAAATGCTCCCGTGGCCGGGCCCCAGAATCTAACCTGGCCAGCTGCCTCTCCCCCAAGTGCTTGGAAATCAGCATCGAATATGATTCTGAGGACGAGCCGGAGGCAGGCAGCGGGGGCATCGGCATCACCAGCTCCTGCTACCTCGGAGATGGGGAGGCCTGGGGCACAGCCCCCATAGGGAGGTCCAGGGGGCCTCTGAAGGCTCATTCAGGCCCCAACCCCTCCCCACGCCTTTCGACCTGGGAGAAGGGGGAGCCAGAGCGGAGAGGCCGCAGTGCAACTGGTAGAGCCAAGGAGCCACCCTCGCGG GCAACAGAGACTGGGGAGCCCAGAGGGCAGGATGGCTCTGGGCGGAGGGGCCCCCCGCGGAGAGGGGCCCAGGCCTCCAGGGCGAGCACCACTGACTTGG CCCCTCTGAGGAGCCCCCCAGAAGAAGCGCTGCTTTACCAGGACCTGCCTGTCAGGGTCTTTGTGGCTCTGTTCGACTATGACCCTGTGTCAATGTCACCCAACCCTGATGCTGGGGAAGAGGAGCTCCCCTTCCGGGAGGGCCAGATTCTAAAG GTGTTTGGGGACAAAGATGCTGATGGCTTCTACCGGGGTGAAGGTGAGGGCCGGATGGGCTACATCCCCTGCAACATGGTGGTCGAGGTGGCTGTGGACAGCCCCAAGGAGAGACAGCAGCTGCTCCAGCGTGGTTATCTGCCTCCAGATGTTCTCATTGAAGGCTCAG GGAATGGTCCCTTTGTGTACTCTACAGCCCGCACAGCTGGGCCTCCCCCCAAGCCCCGTCGTTCCAAGAAAG CTGAGGTGGaaagccctgcccagccctgttCAG GCCACACCCAGCACACCTCCTCTGCCAGCCTGAAATCTCCCCGTACCATGGTGGCTGCATTTGATTACAACCCCCGGGAGAGCTCCCCCAACATGGACGTGGAG GCGGAGCTGCCCTTCCGGGCGGGGGACGTCATTACTGTGTTCGGAGACATGGACGATGACGGTTTCTACTAT GGGGAGCTCAATGGACGGAGGGGCCTGGTTCCATCCAACTTCCTGGAGGGCCCTGGGCCTGAGGCAGGTGGCCAGGACAGGGAGCCCGGGACACCCCAGGCTGAGAGTCAG GACTGGGCCAGCGTAACACAAGGGCCCCCGGTGCCCCAAGGTCGGCCCCGTGCCCCTGGCCTTGGCCGCTTCCCCGTGATTCAACTGGGGGGGTCACAGGGCACGAGAGACAAGGTGTGGGGTCTCCTCTCCAAGGGAAAGCAACTCCTAAGGAAACTGGGCTCTGGGAAAAAGGAGTGA